DNA from Rosa rugosa chromosome 6, drRosRugo1.1, whole genome shotgun sequence:
ATCCATGTGAACCCCTGTAATCCACTCAGGTATGTCCCTATCCCCCTCCATCTTCTTCCCTCATtcccccttctctctcttccctttctCTCTATAATCAACCCCATCACCCTCGTATTAATCCACACCTCCAGAACCCCATTTCTACCAACCTACTTCATCCAACTCACTCACCTCATCACCTAAATTCCATCATAACTCTCCCTCCAAGCCAGATCCATCCAGATCCCATCCCTATGCGTCCTCCCCAAATCTCCCAAAGTCATGTCCATCATCACAACCCCAACCGTCCCACCCACAGTGTGCCTTACCTTCATACTTCTTACCTTTGGAAACCACCACCTCACGGACACATAAAGATAAATTTGGATGCAAATTGGGCAATTGATACTCACCTCGTTGGGTTGGGCGTAATTGCAAGAGATTGCCGGAGTAAGATGATTGATGGTGTTCATTCGATTGGTCAAGCTTTTTCGGCACACGAAGCAGAAGCCCGTGCAGCCATCCTGGCTTGCAATCTTGCCGAAAAGCTCTCCCCTGTTCCAATCATCATCGAATCAGACTCAAAGTGTTTGATCGATGCCATCAACTCTCCCTCAACTTGCAAAATCTGGAGCATCTACCCTGCAGTTGCAAAGATCAAGAACTCTCCCTCCTTTTGGCAGCGTATTGCTTGGTCATGGGTCTCAAGAAAAGCGAATTCGGCGGCAGATCACCTCGCCTCGCTTGCGGTGCGGAGAATGTGCCCGGACGTCTGGATTGATCGTCCGCCATCCTCCCTTGTTGGTATTCTATCAAGAGATGGATTGCCCTGCCCTCCATCttcatgatttcttttgttggtGGCATCAGCTAACCGGAATCTTCTGTTGCTGCTTCATGTTTGTTGGATTTCGGTGCTTCCCGTTTCTAGGCTTTGCAGttgttttttccttctttttctggtTTACTGTAGCTTTATGCTTTCAGTTGTTTGTTCCTTTTCTTTGATTTCTCAAGTCTTTGCTTGTTTTGGCATTTGACTTTGTGATTCATGCGTTTGTTTTGGGCTGTGTCCCTTTGTACTGTTGTTGCGGCCTTGTGCCTTCTTAATTGATTCATCCCTTCGACCAAAAAAAATGTTCCTCCAACTGTCCAATCTGTCCAATTCTGCAGGGTAAAGTACGTAGTTACTATAACGTGAATTTCCTTTGATAGGGAGGTGCAGATATAAAGCGtgaattttttaaattttaatttttgattagGAAGAAATATAGAATTTATCTTATAATAATATCttttagagtgtgtttggatgaggga
Protein-coding regions in this window:
- the LOC133716370 gene encoding uncharacterized protein LOC133716370; translation: MRPPQISQSHVHHHNPNRPTHSVPYLHTSYLWKPPPHGHIKINLDANWAIDTHLVGLGVIARDCRSKMIDGVHSIGQAFSAHEAEARAAILACNLAEKLSPVPIIIESDSKCLIDAINSPSTCKIWSIYPAVAKIKNSPSFWQRIAWSWVSRKANSAADHLASLAVRRMCPDVWIDRPPSSLVGILSRDGLPCPPSS